In Neovison vison isolate M4711 chromosome 11, ASM_NN_V1, whole genome shotgun sequence, one genomic interval encodes:
- the C11H4orf17 gene encoding uncharacterized protein C4orf17 homolog encodes MSLKSPASALPFESKGSHIMARNGSCFLVRHTPHPRRVCHIKGLNNIPICTVNDDDNSLGALWGVGQFDHLEKDEITFAKSGYAPSAVAPESPVRGVSPAPNNVKVPPRPHSEPCRKIKECFKTSSENPLAIKKEEIKVKKPLSPPKACSTADSCSSEVMSTKTDVKENTVCIPNYLDQEIKILAKLCNILRTDSLAEVLQWLLHASSKEKEWVSALIHAELAEINLLAQRRNITANVAAGTRKPPKVKSPPNSPAKLKVMTRTREEHQLSRVSSQGSEGNNEVPKEAEDRPPLFIRRNNMKIPIAEYFSKPKSPPKPKIQENISTKPMSARSMQQGFNLSPQRAFYP; translated from the exons ATGAGCCTCAAGTCCCCAGCGTCTGCTCTTCCCTTTGAGAGCAAAGGCAGCCATATCATGGCTAGAAATGGAAGCTGTTTTCTAGTCCGGCACACCCCTCACCCCAGAAGGGTCTGCCACATCAAAG GTTTGAATAACATTCCCATCTGTACCGTGAATGATGATGACAACTCATTGGGAGCATTGTGGGGTGTTGGCCAGTTCGACCACTTGGAGAAGGACGAGATAACATTTGCCAAAAGCGGTTATGCACCCAGCGCTGTAGCCCCGGAGAGCCCCGTCAGAGGAGTCTCGCCAGCCCCAAACAATGTCAAGGTGCCCCCACGGCCTCATTCTG AGCCCTGTAGAAAAATCAAGGAGTGCTTCAAAACTTCCAGTGAGAATCCCTTAGCAATTAAGAAG gaagaaataaaggtaaaaaagCCACTGTCTCCTCCAAAAGCATGCTCCACTGCTGACTCTTGTTCTTCAGAGGTGATGAGTACCAAGACTGACGTCAAAGAGAATACTGTTTGCATACCAAATTATCTGGACCAGGAAATCAAA ATTCTGGCGAAGCTCTGTAATATTTTACGCACTGATTCCCTGGCCGAAGTTCTACAGTGGCTGCTTCACGCAAGCTCAAAAG AAAAAGAGTGGGTCTCAGCTTTGATTCATGCTGAACTGGCTGAAATAAACTTGTTGGCCCAACGAAGAAACATCACAGCAAACGTAGCAGCAGGGACTAGGAAGCCACCCAAAGTTAAATCACCCCCAAATTCACCTGCAAAATTGAAAGTGATGACCAGAACGAGGGAAGAACATCAACTCTCCAG AGTATCAAGTCAAGGAtctgaaggaaataatgaagtgCCAAAAG agGCTGAGGACAGGCCTCCATTGtttataagaagaaataatatgaaaattcCCATTGCAGAATATTTCAGCAAACCAAAATCTCCTCCCAAGCCTAAAATTCAGGAAAACATATCAACAAAACCAATGTCTGCAAGGAGTATGCAACAAGGATTCAATCTCTCTCCCCAGAGAGCATTTTATCCTTAA